In Candidatus Saccharimonadales bacterium, one DNA window encodes the following:
- a CDS encoding reverse transcriptase-like protein, whose translation MKQLISVRAIIRKDDKTLLLQRANGRDSILGKYELPGGKLGYGEQPEDALTHYIEQETGLIAQTAQLFDVLTYVDHDDRDIQYVFILYLVGLSGGSSITLSQNYNHYHWQKMSEIHQEELTESTKLLLGISQQVITSAKEDVLIGNDVIKSTDLTHAIIYSDGGSRGNPGPSASGYIIMDSRENVLHQGGMYLGITTNNLAEYQGLRLGLEKAVELGVRTVDFRLDSMLVVNQMNGIYTIKNRELWPVNERVRELVMKFDKVTFSHVHREFNQLADGMVNKILNAHTHGE comes from the coding sequence ATGAAACAACTTATCTCTGTCAGAGCAATTATTCGTAAAGATGACAAGACATTATTACTGCAGCGGGCGAATGGTCGTGACAGTATTCTCGGTAAGTACGAATTACCTGGTGGTAAATTAGGATATGGCGAGCAGCCAGAAGATGCACTCACTCATTACATAGAGCAAGAGACAGGTTTGATTGCACAGACCGCACAGTTATTTGATGTACTGACATATGTTGACCATGACGATCGAGATATACAGTATGTTTTTATATTGTATCTTGTTGGCTTGTCTGGGGGATCATCAATTACTCTAAGTCAGAACTATAATCACTACCACTGGCAAAAGATGTCAGAAATACATCAAGAGGAATTAACAGAGTCTACAAAACTACTGTTGGGAATATCACAACAAGTCATTACATCTGCTAAAGAGGATGTATTAATTGGTAACGATGTCATAAAGTCTACAGACTTAACTCACGCTATCATCTATTCAGACGGTGGGTCTCGTGGTAATCCTGGTCCATCAGCTTCAGGATATATCATTATGGATAGTAGGGAAAACGTATTACATCAAGGCGGTATGTATCTTGGGATTACGACTAATAATTTAGCTGAATATCAAGGTTTACGGCTCGGACTTGAAAAGGCAGTAGAGTTAGGTGTTAGAACAGTTGATTTTCGACTGGATAGTATGCTGGTTGTGAACCAAATGAACGGTATATATACAATAAAAAATCGTGAACTTTGGCCTGTTAATGAGCGGGTTAGAGAATTGGTTATGAAATTTGATAAAGTTACTTTCAGCCATGTTCACCGTGAATTTAACCAGCTGGCTGATGGAATGGTCAATAAAATTTTAAACGCTCATACCCATGGGGAATAG